From a region of the bacterium genome:
- a CDS encoding CBS domain-containing protein, translated as MSAGRNIVVPGIAPTNGGYQFVYFGSLLDRPVVAEGPEGRRKVGKLEDLVFALKEPYPEVVGLYIEHGWGKPTEFVPWKNVRDVGPKRIVVDPPEGEKYPPFVDQPGWLMLGEHLLGRTILDIDGRRTEVVNDVHLLASRGTLLLVHVDASLGGFFRRWGLGRLNWIKDELISWKFVQPFSVEDAVATDRVRLSVTRAQMLELPSEDLADALEELRGEEQQALFSALDAEKAAETLLEAEPRAQRQLVSNLGSEQARAILAEMSIVQLGALFTVLPHDDVTELLALLPPDLAARVDALLHEPQYRAESLADQAYVAVAPTATVGETLASLRGSGRDPDEISYCYVLEPGTKRLAGVIDLRELVLAPDDAFLSNVMNAPVVAVEKDAGPEELASVFSKYHYRMVPVADAEDRMLGVIRYNDFMKGPDARTAEKD; from the coding sequence ATGAGCGCCGGAAGAAACATCGTCGTCCCGGGCATCGCGCCGACCAACGGCGGCTACCAGTTCGTCTACTTCGGCTCGCTGCTCGACCGGCCGGTCGTCGCCGAGGGGCCGGAGGGGCGGCGCAAGGTGGGGAAGCTCGAGGACCTCGTCTTCGCGCTCAAGGAGCCGTATCCCGAGGTCGTCGGCCTCTACATCGAGCACGGCTGGGGAAAGCCGACCGAGTTCGTGCCGTGGAAGAACGTGCGGGACGTCGGCCCGAAGCGGATCGTCGTCGATCCGCCGGAGGGGGAGAAGTACCCGCCGTTCGTCGACCAGCCGGGCTGGCTGATGCTCGGCGAGCACCTCCTCGGCCGGACGATCCTCGACATCGACGGCCGCCGCACGGAGGTCGTCAACGACGTCCACCTGCTCGCCTCGCGCGGCACGCTGCTGCTGGTCCACGTCGACGCCTCGCTCGGCGGCTTCTTCCGCCGCTGGGGGCTCGGCCGCCTCAACTGGATCAAGGACGAGCTGATCTCGTGGAAGTTCGTGCAGCCGTTCTCGGTCGAGGACGCGGTGGCGACCGACCGCGTGCGCCTCTCCGTGACCCGCGCGCAGATGCTCGAGCTGCCGAGCGAGGACCTCGCCGACGCGCTCGAGGAGCTGCGCGGCGAAGAGCAGCAGGCGCTCTTCTCCGCCCTCGACGCGGAGAAGGCCGCCGAGACGCTGCTCGAGGCCGAGCCGCGCGCCCAGCGCCAGTTGGTCTCGAACCTCGGCAGCGAGCAGGCGCGGGCGATCCTCGCCGAGATGTCGATCGTGCAGCTCGGCGCGCTCTTCACCGTGCTGCCGCACGACGACGTGACCGAGCTGCTCGCGCTGCTGCCGCCGGACCTCGCCGCGCGCGTCGACGCGCTGCTCCACGAGCCGCAGTACCGCGCCGAGAGCCTGGCCGACCAGGCGTACGTCGCGGTCGCGCCGACGGCGACGGTCGGGGAGACGCTCGCCTCGCTGCGCGGGTCGGGGCGCGACCCGGACGAGATCTCCTACTGCTACGTGCTCGAGCCGGGGACGAAGCGGCTCGCCGGCGTGATCGACCTGCGGGAGCTGGTCCTCGCCCCGGACGACGCGTTCCTCTCCAACGTGATGAACGCGCCGGTCGTGGCGGTGGAAAAGGACGCCGGGCCGGAGGAGCTCGCCTCGGTTTTTTCGAAGTATCACTACCGGATGGTGCCGGTGGCCGACGCGGAGGACCGGATGCTCGGCGTGATCCGCTACAACGACTTCATGAAGGGTCCGGACGCCCGGACCGCCGAGAAGGACTGA
- a CDS encoding Nramp family divalent metal transporter, with product MYWISKLFHRLSRGRKRLLVLLAVLGPGIITMVADNDAGGISTYAVTGSKYGFKLLWIFFILIPMAYFVQEMTVRLGAVTKRGHAEAIFEGFGKFWGWFSLADLAIVNFLTLVTEYIGMTAAMSLFGVPEWITYLGVSAILTMVVLTGRYWTFEKLTLFFCAFNLVYIPAAFWAMKSGTAPGWNAVLEGLLRPSMPGGLSGDVLFIMLANIGTTITPWQIFFQQSAVVDKGLDLHDVKYGKIDTFVGSLITCVVAAFIIIVTGAAFYYHQPPINVEDAKQTAEALVPLLPHGQGTMARTLFAIGLFDAGFLGALCISLSTSWAVGEVFGWAHSLNKKIKDAPWFYVLYVAGLLGAGGIVLIPGAPLIAITMFVQVVAVTLLPSALVFLILILNSKAFMGEHVNTRWQNIANWSIVAFVTVMSTLFAVSTLFPGWFGAAK from the coding sequence ATGTATTGGATCAGCAAGCTGTTCCACCGGCTCAGCCGCGGACGCAAGCGGCTCTTGGTGCTCCTGGCCGTTTTGGGCCCGGGCATCATCACGATGGTCGCGGACAACGACGCGGGCGGGATCTCCACCTACGCCGTGACCGGCAGCAAGTACGGCTTCAAGCTGCTCTGGATCTTCTTCATCCTGATCCCGATGGCCTACTTCGTGCAGGAGATGACCGTCCGGCTCGGGGCGGTGACGAAACGCGGCCACGCCGAGGCGATCTTCGAAGGGTTCGGCAAGTTCTGGGGCTGGTTCTCGCTCGCCGACCTGGCGATCGTCAACTTCCTCACGCTGGTCACCGAGTACATCGGCATGACCGCGGCGATGAGCCTCTTCGGCGTGCCGGAGTGGATCACCTACCTCGGGGTCAGCGCGATCCTGACGATGGTCGTGCTGACCGGCCGCTACTGGACCTTCGAGAAGCTGACGCTCTTCTTCTGCGCCTTCAACTTGGTCTACATCCCGGCGGCGTTCTGGGCGATGAAGAGCGGCACCGCTCCCGGCTGGAACGCGGTCCTCGAGGGGCTGCTGCGCCCCTCGATGCCGGGCGGGCTGAGCGGCGACGTCCTCTTCATCATGCTGGCCAACATCGGCACGACGATCACCCCGTGGCAGATCTTCTTCCAGCAGAGCGCCGTCGTGGACAAGGGGCTCGACCTCCACGACGTCAAGTACGGGAAGATCGACACCTTCGTCGGCTCGCTGATCACCTGCGTCGTGGCGGCGTTCATCATCATCGTCACCGGCGCGGCGTTCTACTACCACCAGCCGCCGATCAACGTCGAGGACGCCAAGCAGACCGCCGAGGCGCTGGTGCCGCTCCTGCCGCACGGCCAGGGGACGATGGCCCGCACGCTCTTCGCCATCGGCCTGTTCGACGCCGGCTTCCTCGGCGCGCTCTGCATCTCCCTCTCCACCTCGTGGGCGGTGGGGGAGGTGTTCGGCTGGGCGCACTCGCTCAACAAGAAGATCAAGGACGCCCCCTGGTTCTACGTGCTCTACGTCGCGGGGCTGCTCGGCGCGGGCGGGATCGTGCTGATCCCCGGCGCGCCGCTGATCGCGATCACGATGTTCGTGCAGGTCGTCGCGGTGACGCTGCTCCCCTCGGCCCTGGTGTTCCTGATCCTGATCCTGAACTCCAAGGCGTTCATGGGGGAGCACGTCAACACCCGCTGGCAGAACATCGCCAACTGGTCGATCGTCGCCTTCGTCACGGTGATGTCCACGCTGTTCGCCGTCAGCACCCTCTTCCCCGGCTGGTTCGGGGCGGCGAAGTGA
- the tadA gene encoding tRNA adenosine(34) deaminase TadA, translating into MPGVDAPAPVFSPADAAFMRRALELARDAAAAGEVPIGAVLVQDGAVVAEGRNAPIGRRDPTAHAEIVALRRAGEALGVPRLPGTTLYVTLEPCLMCLGASVHARVARLVYGASDPLVGATAIFAGIPVGRPGLNHRVAIEGGLLAEEAADLLRTFFRARRG; encoded by the coding sequence ATGCCCGGCGTGGACGCGCCGGCCCCCGTCTTCTCCCCCGCCGACGCGGCGTTCATGCGCCGCGCGCTCGAGCTCGCGCGCGACGCCGCCGCGGCCGGCGAGGTCCCGATCGGCGCGGTCCTCGTCCAGGACGGCGCGGTCGTCGCCGAAGGGCGAAACGCCCCGATCGGCCGCCGCGACCCGACGGCCCACGCCGAGATCGTCGCCCTGCGGCGGGCCGGCGAGGCGCTCGGCGTCCCGCGCCTGCCGGGCACGACCCTCTACGTCACCCTCGAGCCGTGCCTGATGTGCCTCGGGGCGTCGGTCCACGCCCGGGTCGCGCGGCTGGTCTACGGCGCGTCCGATCCGCTCGTCGGGGCGACGGCGATCTTCGCCGGGATACCTGTCGGCCGTCCCGGGCTCAACCACCGCGTCGCGATCGAGGGCGGTCTCCTCGCCGAGGAGGCCGCGGATCTGCTGCGGACGTTCTTCCGCGCCCGCCGCGGCTGA